A window from Hemicordylus capensis ecotype Gifberg chromosome 2, rHemCap1.1.pri, whole genome shotgun sequence encodes these proteins:
- the LOC128345377 gene encoding rap1 GTPase-activating protein 1-like isoform X3: MFHVSTKLPFTEGDAQQLQRKRHIGNDIVAIVFQDENTPFVPDMIASNFLHAYVVVQLHHHALGETLYKSFALPGRSPSRNRGSRFNGRRSSAIGIENIQEEKSQNTYSNGLSSVKSFQQKQVRFQQVILNHAESRRC; this comes from the exons ATGTTCCATGTCTCTACAAAGCTACCCTTCACAGAGGGAGATGCCCAGCAG CTTCAGCGGAAGCGCCACATTGGGAACGATATTGTGGCCATTGTCTTCCAGGATGAAAATACTCCCTTTGTCCCTGACATGATTGCCTCCAATTTCCTGCATGCCTATGTGGTAGTGCAGCTTCATCACCATGCCCTTGGGGAGACTCTCTACAAG TCCTTTGCCCTGCCTGGGAGAAGCCCGTCGCGCAACCGGGGCAGCCGCTTCAATGGGAGACGCAGTAGTGCCATTGGCATTGAGAACATCCAAGAGGAGAAGAG TCAGAACACTTACAGCAACGGCTTGAGTTCTGTGAAGTCCTTCCAACAAAAGCAGGTGCGATTCCAGCAAGTTATCCTTAATcacgctgagag CAGACGTTGCTGA
- the LOC128345377 gene encoding uncharacterized protein LOC128345377 isoform X1, with protein MPLGRLSTSPLPCLGEARRATGAAASMGDAVVPLALRTSKRRRADVAERIQKVLESPGPFFDLKSDGSSSPSSPEFPNRKCNRIPSSQTSEYCVMQPLSHSSSNVRSCCRRVSENGTSEEEEIEAVPRSRTRWLRVRGWTIMSVHPAVPAHQLLVCSLLAAVQAPWRRGKVAKWMLSITAHSREIYSTH; from the exons ATGCCCTTGGGGAGACTCTCTACAAG TCCTTTGCCCTGCCTGGGAGAAGCCCGTCGCGCAACCGGGGCAGCCGCTTCAATGGGAGACGCAGTAGTGCCATTGGCATTGAGAACATCCAAGAGGAGAAGAG CAGACGTTGCTGAAAGAATACAGAAGGTACTGGAGAGTCCAGGACCCTTCTTTGACCTCAAGTCAGATGGTTCCTCCAGTCCCAGTTCCCCAGAATTCCCTAACAGGAAGTGCAA CAGAATCCCCTCCAGCCAGACATCCGAATATTGTGTGATGCAGCCCCTGTCCCACTCCTCATCCAATGTGAGGAGCTGTTGCAGAAGAGTGAGTGAAAATGGAacgtctgaggaggaggagattgaggCG GTCCCCAGAAGCAGGACACGCTGGCTCAGAGTGCGTGGTTGGACGATAATGTCTGTACACCCAGCAGTACCAGCTCACCAG TTACTCGTCTGCTCCCTTCTGGCAGCGGTGCAGGCTccatggagaaggggaaaggtggCAAAGTGGATGCTCAGCATTACAGCCCA